One stretch of Meriones unguiculatus strain TT.TT164.6M chromosome 7, Bangor_MerUng_6.1, whole genome shotgun sequence DNA includes these proteins:
- the LOC110539868 gene encoding olfactory receptor 1A1-like, translating into MREENESSTTDFTLLGVTGQQEQEYFFFILFLFIHPITVVGNTLIILAIHSDIRLHNPVCFFLANLSLVDIFFSSVTVPKMLANHLLGSNTISFGGCLAQMYFMISLGNTDSYILAAMAYDRAVAISRPLHYATVMSPWTCVLLVAGSWVIGNANALPHTLLTARLSFCGNKDVANFYCDVIPLLQLSCSDIRFNVKMMYLGVGVFSVPLLCIIISYARVFSTVLLAPSTKSSLKALSTCGSHLTVVSLYYGIVMGMYFRPLTSYSLKHALITVMYTAVTPMLNPFIYSLRNRDMKAALRKLFHRTSSSSPM; encoded by the coding sequence atgagagaagaaaatgagtCTTCTACCACAGATTTCACTCTCCTGGGAGTCACcgggcagcaggagcaggaatatttcttcttcatcctcttcctgtTCATTCACCCCATCACAGTGGTTGGAAACACGCTCATCATCCTGGCCATTCACTCTGACATTCGCCTTCATAACCCCGTGTGCTTTTTCCTTGCCAACCTCTCCCTTGTTGACATCTTCTTCTCCTCTGTAACTGTCCCCAAGATGTTGGCCAACCATCTCCTGGGTAGCAACACCATCTCCTTCGGGGGATGTCTGGCACAAATGTATTTCATGATATCATTGGGAAACACAGACAGCTATATCCTAGCTGCAATGGCTTATGACCGAGCTGTGGCCATCAGCCGCCCCCTTCATTATGCTACAGTTATGAGTCCATGGACTTGTGTCCTGCTGGTTGCTGGGTCCTGGGTGATTGGAAATGCCAATGCACTGCCCCACACCCTGCTCACAGCTAGATTGTCCTTCTGTGGCAATAAGGATGTGGCCAACTTCTACTGTGACGTTATCCCTTTGCTCCAGCTGTCCTGTTCTGACATCCGCTTCAATGTGAAGATGATGTACCTCGGGGTGGGGGTTTTCTCTGTGCCACTGCTGTGCATCATCATCTCCTATGCCCGGGTCTTTTCCACAGTCTTGCTGGCTCCTTCCACCAAGAGCTCCCTCAAGGCCTTGTCCACCTGTGGCTCTCACCTGACAGTGGTGTCTTTGTATTATGGGATAGTCATGGGCATGTATTTCCGGCCCCTGACGAGTTACAGTCTGAAGCATGCATTGATAACTGTGATGTACACAGCAGTGACCCCAATGCTGAACCCTTTCATCTACAGCCTGAGGAACCGGGACATGAAGGCTGCTCTGAGGAAGCTCTTCCACCGCACCTCCTCATCATCACCCATGTGA